A portion of the Babylonia areolata isolate BAREFJ2019XMU chromosome 4, ASM4173473v1, whole genome shotgun sequence genome contains these proteins:
- the LOC143281004 gene encoding uncharacterized protein LOC143281004 isoform X2 → MNQPPGSRNRDGSLPFYRKVLLAAAMTGNEICVSFQQLYQVPLLQIQGVPVTYVSLYPIVAGPVALLLLNLSGCLSDRGSNHQKRKAIVVALIAAITMLGIVVVVVANSKLLSADQCTGSTNETTCFDESDSPGRRDADNQSHFTFTNESFLTSDDFPAMVTAVTDHSAARRDSSLDDEDALSVPVTALLGLSGFALMDIGYDVNQASIRTSVLASSSQSDHSVLLLLSLALAAFGGCITNTLGLLDLSQLFGWGAEDGSVVAQTTVQLLVCGLVLLVTVTSTVTTALLGTPTLRPPAFTPLHEDGTESEQIACYGMKVDFCLSHGLMAAAVLCLALTKQLAAFYVCCVLYSFQRSAFFSVPYIIANDYAQKQEHCGHGQSETGRLMAILGSMVPLNYCTVFMVSGPLITLTNYDGAPLIVSSACAGLATLLFMVIYRP, encoded by the exons ATGAATCAGCCGCCAGGATCAAGGAACCGTGATGGGTCGCTGCCTTTCTATCGTAAAGTACTGTTAGCGGCTGCCATGACAGGCAACGAGATCTGTGTGTCATTCCAGCAGCTCTACCAGGTGCCTTTGCTGCAGATCCAAGGAGTCCCCGTAACCtacgtctctctctatcccatcgTCGCTGGGCCTGTGGCCTTGCTTCTGCTGAATCTTTCCGGCTGTCTCAGTGACAGAGGTTCCAACCACCAGAAACGAAAAGCCATAGTTGTTGCTCTCATTGCAGCTATCACCATGCTtggtattgttgtggttgttgtggccaATTCCAAGCTCCTTTCTGCAGACCAGTGTACTGGCTCAACAAACGAAACAACTTGTTTTGATGAATCTGACTCCCCTGGCAGGCGAGATGCTGACAACCAGTCGCATTTCACATTTACTAACGAATCGTTCCTGACCAGTGATGACTTTCCAGCAATGGTGACGGCTGTAACTGACCATTCTGCAGCGAGAAGAGACAGCTCCCTGGACGACGAAGACGCGTTGTCTGTGCCAGTGACAGCGTTGCTTGGTCTGAGCGGATTCGCTCTGATGGACATTGGGTATGACGTCAACCAGGCCAGCATCAGGACCAGTGTGCTGGCCAGCAGCAGTCAGAGTGACCAcagtgtgctgctgctgctgtccctggCTCTGGCAGCGTTCGGGGGCTGCATCACCAACACTCTGGGTCTGCTGGACCTCTCGCAGCTGTTTGGCTGGGGAGCTGAGGACGG ATCTGTGGTAGCTCAAACAACCGTCCAGCTCCTTGTGTGTGGTCTGGTCCTGTTGGTCACCGTAACATCCACCGTCACTACGGCCCTTCTCGGCACACCCACGCTCCGTCCACCCGCCTTCACACCACTTCACGAAGACGGAACCGAGTCTGAACAAATAGCCTGTTACG GTATGAAGGTGGACTTCTGTTTGTCCCACGGGCTGATGGCAGCAGCCGTTCTGTGTCTGGCACTGACCAAACAGCTGGCAGCGTTCtacgtgtgctgtgtgctgtacagcTTCCAGCGATCTGCGTTCTTCTCTGTGCCTTACATCATCGCCAACGACTATGCGCAAAAACAG GAGCACTGTGGCCACGGCCAGTCAGAGACGGGAAGGCTGATGGCCATCTTGGGTTCTATGGTACCGCTCAACTACTGCACAGTGTTTATGGTCAGCGgacccctcatcaccctcaccaacTATGATGGAGCCCCCCTCATCGTGAGTTCTGCCTGCGCTGGGTTGGCTACCTTGCTCTTCATGGTCATCTACAGACCTTGA
- the LOC143281004 gene encoding uncharacterized protein LOC143281004 isoform X1 has protein sequence MNQPPGSRNRDGSLPFYRKVLLAAAMTGNEICVSFQQLYQVPLLQIQGVPVTYVSLYPIVAGPVALLLLNLSGCLSDRGSNHQKRKAIVVALIAAITMLGIVVVVVANSKLLSADQCTGSTNETTCFDESDSPGRRDADNQSHFTFTNESFLTSDDFPAMVTAVTDHSAARRDSSLDDEDALSVPVTALLGLSGFALMDIGYDVNQASIRTSVLASSSQSDHSVLLLLSLALAAFGGCITNTLGLLDLSQLFGWGAEDGSVVAQTTVQLLVCGLVLLVTVTSTVTTALLGTPTLRPPAFTPLHEDGTESEQIACYGTFGSDERSPQNDDDRHDRNLCSEETSFGRREERTVDELDTFEESVLSATKPLVSEKERSLQLSYSSTFEHLNILHHSTVYQRSSSPQLSSEVAQQKSEFLASEQSRWNKHKVNFITACVAAYLGMSMLYAYNMYVTDFMGKAVMGGDPNAPHDSAEYKQYEEGLRLAGAGLFAFYCSYFLVNCVHGKLLAFWGMKVDFCLSHGLMAAAVLCLALTKQLAAFYVCCVLYSFQRSAFFSVPYIIANDYAQKQEHCGHGQSETGRLMAILGSMVPLNYCTVFMVSGPLITLTNYDGAPLIVSSACAGLATLLFMVIYRP, from the exons ATGAATCAGCCGCCAGGATCAAGGAACCGTGATGGGTCGCTGCCTTTCTATCGTAAAGTACTGTTAGCGGCTGCCATGACAGGCAACGAGATCTGTGTGTCATTCCAGCAGCTCTACCAGGTGCCTTTGCTGCAGATCCAAGGAGTCCCCGTAACCtacgtctctctctatcccatcgTCGCTGGGCCTGTGGCCTTGCTTCTGCTGAATCTTTCCGGCTGTCTCAGTGACAGAGGTTCCAACCACCAGAAACGAAAAGCCATAGTTGTTGCTCTCATTGCAGCTATCACCATGCTtggtattgttgtggttgttgtggccaATTCCAAGCTCCTTTCTGCAGACCAGTGTACTGGCTCAACAAACGAAACAACTTGTTTTGATGAATCTGACTCCCCTGGCAGGCGAGATGCTGACAACCAGTCGCATTTCACATTTACTAACGAATCGTTCCTGACCAGTGATGACTTTCCAGCAATGGTGACGGCTGTAACTGACCATTCTGCAGCGAGAAGAGACAGCTCCCTGGACGACGAAGACGCGTTGTCTGTGCCAGTGACAGCGTTGCTTGGTCTGAGCGGATTCGCTCTGATGGACATTGGGTATGACGTCAACCAGGCCAGCATCAGGACCAGTGTGCTGGCCAGCAGCAGTCAGAGTGACCAcagtgtgctgctgctgctgtccctggCTCTGGCAGCGTTCGGGGGCTGCATCACCAACACTCTGGGTCTGCTGGACCTCTCGCAGCTGTTTGGCTGGGGAGCTGAGGACGG ATCTGTGGTAGCTCAAACAACCGTCCAGCTCCTTGTGTGTGGTCTGGTCCTGTTGGTCACCGTAACATCCACCGTCACTACGGCCCTTCTCGGCACACCCACGCTCCGTCCACCCGCCTTCACACCACTTCACGAAGACGGAACCGAGTCTGAACAAATAGCCTGTTACGGTACTTTCGGTTCTGACGAACGAAGCCCGCAAAACGACGATGACAGGCATGATAGAAATCTTTGCAGCGAGGAAACCAGTTTTGGGAGACGAGAGGAAAGGACAGTCGATGAGTTGGACACTTTTGAAGAAAGTGTTTTGTCAGCGACAAAGCCGCTTGTATCCGAGAAAGAAAGGTCGCTTCAGTTGTCGTACAGTTCGACGTTTGAACATTTGAACATTTTGCATCATTCCACTGTTTATCAGAGATCGTCGTCTCCACAGCTGTCATCAGAAGTTGCCCAGCAAAAATCGGAATTTCTGGCTTCGGAGCAGAGTAGATGGAACAAACACAAAGTCAATTTTATCACTGCCTGTGTGGCTGCGTACTTGGGAATGTCAATGCTCTATGCCTATAATATGTATGTGACGGACTTTATGGGGAAGGCGGTGATGGGTGGAGACCCTAACGCACCACATGACAGTGCCGAATATAAGCAGTACGAAGAAGGTTTGCGTTTGGCAGGTGCAGGGTTGTTCGCTTTTTACTGCAGTTATTTCCTTGTCAACTGTGTACACGGCAAGCTTCTGGCTTTCTGGG GTATGAAGGTGGACTTCTGTTTGTCCCACGGGCTGATGGCAGCAGCCGTTCTGTGTCTGGCACTGACCAAACAGCTGGCAGCGTTCtacgtgtgctgtgtgctgtacagcTTCCAGCGATCTGCGTTCTTCTCTGTGCCTTACATCATCGCCAACGACTATGCGCAAAAACAG GAGCACTGTGGCCACGGCCAGTCAGAGACGGGAAGGCTGATGGCCATCTTGGGTTCTATGGTACCGCTCAACTACTGCACAGTGTTTATGGTCAGCGgacccctcatcaccctcaccaacTATGATGGAGCCCCCCTCATCGTGAGTTCTGCCTGCGCTGGGTTGGCTACCTTGCTCTTCATGGTCATCTACAGACCTTGA